One genomic region from Geothermobacter ehrlichii encodes:
- a CDS encoding response regulator: protein MENRSILTGEQIRILCVDDERNVLKALRRIFIDDDWEIFVAESATEGLEILRQEEEIQLVVSDYRMPGMNGVEFLGEVCRYWPDTIRIVLSGYADAASIVAAINEGQIYKFIPKPWNDDELKVTLQTALEHYFLQKKNRELMAQLRQTNSELEHINDHLEQLVLERTEKLQIQNEALQISQSILDALPVGVIGLDLEGMVVRTNRVGMHFLGLDNEFVVGLSRFEVLPDELNRLVDGLEDRHCIQGEFEISGRVLKYWVTRLSNPRQEGLIVSLVDASGRRLCDTFAEDWTGDGLCLMA from the coding sequence ATGGAAAACCGTTCCATCCTGACCGGAGAGCAGATCCGGATCCTCTGTGTCGATGACGAGCGCAACGTGCTGAAGGCGCTGCGTCGCATATTCATCGACGATGACTGGGAGATTTTTGTCGCCGAGTCGGCGACTGAAGGCCTGGAGATTCTCAGGCAGGAAGAGGAGATCCAGCTGGTGGTGTCCGATTACCGGATGCCGGGCATGAACGGTGTCGAGTTTCTCGGAGAAGTCTGCCGTTACTGGCCGGATACCATTCGCATCGTCCTTTCCGGTTATGCCGACGCCGCTTCCATTGTCGCCGCCATCAACGAGGGCCAGATCTACAAGTTCATACCCAAACCCTGGAACGACGACGAGCTGAAGGTAACCCTGCAGACCGCTCTCGAGCATTATTTCCTGCAGAAGAAAAACCGGGAACTGATGGCCCAGCTGCGGCAAACCAACAGTGAACTCGAACATATCAACGACCATCTCGAACAATTGGTGCTCGAACGCACCGAAAAACTGCAGATCCAGAACGAGGCCCTGCAGATCTCGCAGAGCATCCTCGACGCTCTTCCCGTCGGCGTGATCGGACTCGATCTCGAAGGGATGGTCGTGCGGACCAACAGGGTGGGGATGCACTTTCTGGGGCTGGACAATGAATTCGTGGTCGGTCTGTCCCGTTTCGAAGTGTTGCCGGATGAGCTGAACCGTCTGGTCGACGGCCTTGAAGACAGACACTGTATCCAGGGAGAGTTCGAGATTTCCGGCCGGGTCTTGAAATACTGGGTGACGCGGCTGAGCAACCCCCGGCAGGAGGGACTGATCGTCAGCCTGGTCGATGCGAGCGGAAGGAGGCTCTGCGACACTTTCGCCGAGGACTGGACAGGAGACGGCTTATGTCTGATGGCGTAG
- a CDS encoding HD domain-containing phosphohydrolase encodes MSDGVELRDLKVLFVDDEKNILSSLRRLTVDEEFETLTASSGAEGLELLRAEENIGLVVSDQRMPEMTGAEFLAEVRRLCPDIPRIVLTGYADIDAAMDAINKGGACRYIKKPWDNDELLQVLRGELQRYRLLLENRQLQEVIRQKNEELAEWNRNLKKRVLEQTREIRVRNEQLHEQNAELQRTLHGTIEALSTLVELRDRSSAGHSVNVAHVSEAIARGLGLGEEDVQIIVEAALLHDIGKIGIPGRLLGQDPDEMTGDDRAAYLKHAILGQLAIDKIVRLRPAGELVRHHHEWYDGSGYPDRLAGERIPLGARIIALADYADHNLGKKADLDNIKKVLLRIEEQCGDRFDPYLFPHLRQPVIELYGKLVCAGDKVGAILEPRELRVGMVLAENLYSGTGLMLLKEGTVLEKKHLDSIMRYHMIDPFPGGVTVLVDRLEQSAAMDAD; translated from the coding sequence ATGTCTGATGGCGTAGAGTTGCGCGACCTGAAGGTTCTTTTCGTTGACGACGAAAAGAACATTCTCTCTTCGCTGCGGCGTCTGACCGTAGACGAAGAATTCGAAACGCTTACCGCATCGTCCGGAGCGGAAGGGCTCGAGTTGCTGCGTGCCGAAGAGAATATCGGCCTGGTGGTATCGGACCAGCGCATGCCCGAGATGACCGGAGCCGAGTTTCTGGCCGAGGTGCGCAGGCTCTGCCCCGACATCCCGCGCATTGTTCTGACCGGCTATGCCGATATCGACGCGGCCATGGACGCCATCAACAAGGGGGGCGCCTGCCGCTATATCAAGAAACCCTGGGACAACGACGAACTGCTTCAGGTTCTGCGAGGTGAACTGCAACGCTATCGGCTGCTGCTCGAAAACCGACAGTTGCAGGAGGTCATCCGACAGAAGAACGAGGAACTGGCCGAGTGGAACCGAAACCTGAAGAAGCGGGTACTCGAACAGACCCGTGAAATCAGGGTCAGGAACGAACAGCTCCACGAGCAGAACGCGGAACTGCAGAGGACCCTGCACGGAACCATCGAGGCGCTGTCGACCCTGGTCGAGCTGCGCGACAGGTCGTCCGCCGGTCACTCGGTCAATGTTGCCCATGTTTCCGAGGCTATCGCGCGTGGCCTGGGCCTGGGTGAAGAGGACGTGCAGATCATTGTCGAGGCCGCGCTGCTTCATGACATCGGCAAGATAGGCATTCCCGGCCGGCTTCTGGGGCAGGATCCAGATGAGATGACAGGGGATGACCGAGCGGCCTACCTCAAGCACGCCATCCTGGGACAACTGGCCATCGACAAGATTGTCAGACTGCGGCCGGCCGGAGAGCTGGTTCGGCATCATCATGAATGGTACGATGGCAGCGGCTATCCTGACCGGCTTGCCGGAGAGCGCATCCCGCTCGGTGCGCGTATCATCGCCCTGGCCGACTATGCCGATCACAACCTGGGCAAAAAGGCTGACTTGGACAACATCAAGAAAGTTCTGCTTCGTATCGAGGAACAGTGCGGCGATCGCTTCGATCCCTACCTGTTTCCGCACCTGCGGCAGCCGGTCATCGAACTGTACGGCAAGCTGGTCTGTGCCGGTGACAAGGTCGGGGCCATTCTCGAACCGCGTGAACTGCGTGTCGGCATGGTGCTGGCGGAGAATCTCTACAGCGGTACCGGTCTGATGCTGCTCAAGGAAGGCACGGTTCTGGAGAAAAAACATCTCGATTCGATCATGCGCTATCACATGATCGATCCATTCCCGGGCGGCGTAACCGTTCTCGTCGACCGTCTCGAGCAGTCGGCGGCCATGGACGCGGACTGA
- a CDS encoding type 2 periplasmic-binding domain-containing protein, with translation MAIPDSVGNSGGIRQVLKGRVKLVRVARRLTENEASAGQVVYPTLEMRRVLMRTVGSIGYLPLSATRDSGLTILWIDGVAPDGVTTENGRYPYVVPLALVWKPPLSGIAARFKDYLFSAEARRVMQAFGAFPVGVD, from the coding sequence GTGGCCATACCTGACAGTGTCGGCAACAGCGGTGGCATCCGGCAGGTACTGAAGGGGAGGGTGAAACTGGTCCGAGTGGCGAGAAGGCTGACGGAAAACGAAGCAAGCGCCGGACAGGTTGTTTATCCCACCCTGGAAATGCGTCGGGTTTTGATGCGGACTGTCGGAAGCATCGGCTATCTCCCCCTGTCGGCGACAAGGGATTCGGGGCTGACTATTCTGTGGATCGACGGAGTTGCTCCCGATGGGGTCACCACCGAAAATGGTCGTTACCCCTATGTCGTCCCCCTGGCGCTGGTGTGGAAACCGCCCCTTTCCGGAATCGCCGCCCGTTTCAAGGACTATCTCTTTTCCGCCGAAGCCCGTCGGGTGATGCAGGCGTTCGGCGCCTTTCCGGTAGGAGTCGACTGA
- a CDS encoding HAMP domain-containing protein, giving the protein MLRSIRSRILASHLGIVLLVLVVLGPTAYYLLKGQLLRQRLANLNFLAGHMAGMVEQRLRQRESDLVQLVAGRLVQDFPETARVSALAEYFSGYQDRFPVIAYMDGKGWEELRVVRGRDLPYLGPFVDAGLFAAARERPNRVVRGTVMQSESLGEAVIPLMYGIRRYFGDEFVGAVYAQVTLADLTGFLRTIEVGRSGYLVLIDREGLILAYPAPGRVMSRLDASGMQDPVVAQALSGRSGEGKGRLFGVEALMAYAPVPDLNATLLAVLPMAEFMEAPRKLRDTILLVIGGLIVAATLLATLLASRLTRPLLALTQTVRRVAAGDLPEKLDIPTTGDEVDQLVESFGQMITELRHSMISRHYFDRILDSMGEGLVLIGLDGHIRTANQVACELIGLREQELVGRNLGDLFAGGDVDEEPWLQVLLGRPEERMGRKILRTATGDVPVRFVWTVLEDPAGRVQEVACLFAADIAVEKCRSGET; this is encoded by the coding sequence ATGCTCCGGTCGATCCGTTCCCGCATTCTCGCCAGCCACCTCGGCATCGTTCTGCTGGTGCTGGTGGTGCTTGGCCCGACCGCCTATTATCTGCTCAAGGGACAGCTGCTGCGTCAGCGGCTTGCCAACCTTAACTTCCTCGCCGGGCACATGGCCGGCATGGTCGAACAGCGCTTGCGGCAACGGGAATCCGATCTGGTTCAGCTGGTGGCGGGGCGGTTGGTGCAGGATTTTCCGGAAACAGCCAGGGTTTCCGCCCTGGCCGAGTATTTTTCCGGTTATCAGGACCGTTTTCCCGTTATCGCCTACATGGACGGAAAAGGCTGGGAAGAGCTGCGCGTGGTTCGCGGCCGTGATCTGCCTTATCTTGGCCCCTTTGTCGATGCCGGTTTGTTCGCCGCGGCCCGTGAACGTCCCAACAGGGTGGTTCGGGGAACGGTCATGCAGTCGGAAAGTCTGGGGGAGGCGGTCATTCCCCTGATGTACGGCATCCGGAGATATTTCGGTGATGAGTTCGTTGGTGCGGTCTATGCCCAGGTGACCCTTGCCGATCTGACCGGATTTTTGCGAACGATCGAGGTCGGTCGTTCAGGGTACTTGGTCCTGATCGACAGGGAGGGGCTGATTCTCGCGTATCCCGCACCGGGCCGCGTCATGAGCCGTCTTGACGCTTCCGGAATGCAGGATCCGGTTGTCGCCCAGGCCCTGTCCGGACGATCGGGAGAGGGGAAGGGACGGTTGTTCGGAGTCGAGGCGTTGATGGCCTATGCTCCGGTTCCGGACCTGAACGCCACCCTGCTGGCTGTCCTGCCCATGGCGGAATTCATGGAAGCGCCGCGCAAGCTGCGTGATACCATCCTGCTGGTGATCGGGGGGTTGATTGTCGCCGCGACCCTGCTGGCCACGCTGCTGGCCTCGCGTCTGACCCGTCCGCTTCTCGCCCTGACCCAGACGGTGCGCCGGGTGGCGGCGGGAGATCTGCCGGAGAAGCTCGATATCCCGACCACCGGCGACGAGGTCGATCAGCTGGTGGAATCCTTCGGCCAGATGATCACCGAACTGCGGCACTCGATGATTTCACGTCACTACTTCGACCGCATTCTCGACAGCATGGGCGAAGGTCTGGTGCTGATCGGGCTGGACGGCCATATTCGCACCGCCAATCAGGTGGCGTGCGAGCTCATCGGCCTGAGGGAGCAGGAGCTTGTCGGCCGGAACCTGGGAGATCTCTTCGCCGGTGGGGACGTCGACGAGGAACCCTGGCTGCAGGTGCTTCTGGGCCGTCCGGAAGAACGGATGGGACGGAAGATCCTTCGCACCGCGACCGGTGACGTGCCGGTCCGGTTCGTCTGGACCGTGCTGGAAGATCCTGCCGGCCGGGTGCAGGAGGTCGCCTGCCTGTTTGCCGCCGACATCGCGGTCGAGAAGTGTCGCTCGGGCGAAACCTGA
- a CDS encoding WD40 repeat domain-containing protein: MMRRFIRTAVRFRFQSVVHLIVLGVLIAGSGCVRIRQTPAVGGSEKHDCLMRWDAAGNRLAATVPGGLVLLDVRSGERHRFVLPAVTAFDWLPGSDELLVSTATKDGCRLWRARMAGDPVLWRELAGACRSLVADETGVWVLTERLSQFTFGGNLRLALTRIDAAGISDSVLADLTLSPAMARRLAVLRQQARWSALSPQRDILLYAEPHDPPAMAPYLRFMARHLVSGASWPIVSLPWTVETVRFSPDGETVELRERSGPWRRFDLWTGEEQKAGTVFPAAATETGKSGICSSFSPDGKFLAARQQGKIMLAPKVPDAGRLPDLQDTRRLELRRWRSRGLIDGEDYRTFLERIDRL; the protein is encoded by the coding sequence ATGATGCGTCGATTTATCCGTACTGCCGTTCGATTTCGCTTTCAGTCCGTTGTGCACCTGATCGTTCTGGGCGTCCTGATCGCCGGCAGCGGTTGCGTCAGGATTCGACAAACCCCGGCGGTCGGTGGTTCGGAAAAACACGATTGCCTGATGCGCTGGGATGCCGCCGGCAACCGGCTGGCCGCAACGGTGCCCGGAGGGCTGGTGCTGCTCGATGTCCGGAGCGGCGAGCGCCATCGGTTCGTCCTGCCCGCTGTAACGGCGTTCGACTGGCTTCCCGGCAGCGATGAACTGCTGGTCTCGACGGCAACGAAAGACGGCTGCCGCCTGTGGCGGGCCCGGATGGCAGGCGATCCCGTTCTCTGGCGCGAACTGGCTGGTGCCTGCCGGTCGCTTGTTGCCGACGAAACAGGTGTTTGGGTGCTGACCGAGCGGTTGTCGCAATTCACTTTCGGCGGCAACCTGCGCCTTGCACTGACACGGATCGATGCTGCAGGGATCAGCGACAGTGTTCTCGCCGACCTGACCCTGAGTCCGGCCATGGCCCGTCGACTCGCTGTTTTGCGGCAACAGGCCCGCTGGAGCGCCCTCAGTCCCCAGCGTGACATTCTGCTGTACGCCGAACCGCACGATCCTCCCGCCATGGCCCCCTACCTGAGGTTCATGGCGCGCCACCTGGTTTCGGGCGCCAGCTGGCCCATCGTCAGTCTGCCGTGGACGGTGGAAACCGTCCGGTTCTCGCCGGACGGCGAAACTGTCGAGCTGCGGGAACGGTCGGGGCCGTGGCGCCGGTTCGACCTCTGGACCGGCGAAGAACAGAAGGCCGGTACGGTTTTCCCGGCCGCTGCAACCGAGACGGGCAAATCAGGTATCTGTTCTTCATTCAGTCCGGACGGAAAGTTTCTGGCTGCCCGGCAACAGGGAAAAATCATGCTGGCTCCGAAAGTGCCGGATGCTGGAAGGTTGCCAGACCTTCAGGACACGCGTCGGCTCGAGTTGCGCCGGTGGCGAAGCCGCGGACTGATTGATGGTGAAGACTATCGCACTTTTCTGGAAAGGATCGACCGACTGTGA
- a CDS encoding multiheme c-type cytochrome — MRLFLLCLFLLLPAGQLLAADCAGCHDDRTPGIVDQWRQSAHARAGIGCADCHGEDHERILDGQVRVSATVCGRCHDREWRQHAASRHGLGLHSGWGCTRNLPGRDRNECAFCHRGGTALPVSTVNCARFLEQSSAMGQVGCNRCHQVENACGSCHGNHLTDLSIVRDPQVCAKCHMGPDHPQWEMWQTSQHGQLWRLKGEKVAPSCQGCHMPDGTHDVSGGIAHTPGGKSLADDLAPARREAMLDVCSRCHAASFVRRELERGDAVLAESRDLVEEAAELIEDLASRGLLRPMPEDRPPHPLRGKSLVLDGQMLYEDTSGIESLFFRLKKFAFAKTWKGAFHQNPAWAHWYGNAELKLLLEQIRSEADRLEHFATGEKAVSESQVDRTTSELDRLRREHERGRLDDAAYRKARTELLESWLKKDAP, encoded by the coding sequence GTGAGACTCTTTCTGTTGTGCCTCTTTCTTCTCTTGCCGGCCGGGCAGCTGCTGGCCGCCGATTGCGCCGGCTGTCATGACGACAGAACGCCCGGCATTGTCGACCAGTGGCGGCAGAGCGCCCATGCCCGGGCCGGAATCGGCTGCGCCGATTGCCACGGCGAGGACCACGAACGCATCCTGGACGGTCAGGTTCGGGTTTCGGCCACCGTCTGCGGCCGGTGTCACGACCGGGAATGGCGGCAGCACGCCGCCAGCCGCCACGGTCTCGGTCTGCATTCCGGTTGGGGGTGCACCCGCAACCTGCCCGGCCGCGACCGCAACGAATGCGCTTTCTGTCACCGGGGAGGGACGGCTCTGCCGGTCAGCACCGTCAATTGTGCCCGGTTTCTCGAACAGAGCAGCGCCATGGGGCAGGTTGGCTGCAACCGCTGTCACCAGGTCGAGAACGCCTGCGGCAGCTGCCACGGCAATCATCTGACAGATCTTTCCATCGTTCGTGATCCGCAGGTCTGCGCCAAGTGCCACATGGGTCCGGACCATCCGCAGTGGGAGATGTGGCAGACCAGCCAGCACGGACAGCTCTGGCGCCTGAAGGGTGAAAAGGTCGCGCCCTCCTGCCAGGGGTGCCACATGCCGGACGGCACCCACGATGTTTCCGGCGGCATCGCCCACACGCCGGGAGGCAAAAGCCTGGCGGACGATCTGGCGCCGGCGAGGCGCGAAGCCATGCTGGACGTCTGCAGCCGCTGCCATGCCGCGTCGTTCGTCCGCAGGGAGCTCGAGCGGGGCGATGCCGTTCTGGCCGAGAGCCGCGATCTGGTGGAAGAGGCGGCGGAACTGATCGAGGATCTGGCCTCCCGCGGCCTGTTGCGACCTATGCCGGAGGATCGACCACCGCATCCGCTGCGCGGCAAAAGCCTTGTTCTCGATGGCCAGATGCTGTACGAAGACACCTCCGGCATCGAAAGTCTCTTTTTCCGGTTGAAGAAGTTCGCCTTCGCCAAGACCTGGAAGGGGGCCTTTCATCAGAACCCGGCCTGGGCCCACTGGTACGGCAACGCCGAACTGAAACTGCTTCTGGAACAGATCCGCTCCGAGGCGGACCGGCTGGAACACTTTGCGACCGGGGAGAAGGCTGTCTCCGAGTCGCAGGTCGATCGGACGACCAGCGAACTCGACCGGCTGCGGCGGGAGCATGAGCGGGGACGGCTGGACGATGCCGCCTACCGCAAGGCCCGGACAGAGCTGCTTGAAAGCTGGCTGAAAAAGGATGCCCCTTGA
- a CDS encoding nitrous oxide-stimulated promoter family protein — translation MKTNLEQRQLTRREIKDLRVLIRFTEVYCRAHHPDRERRPLQLTEDAGLNAGRFRFCDECVEFLDYAVQRRLRCPLDPKPACKHCPVHCYKPQMRQRVREVMRFAGPYLMKRGRLDLLWHYLF, via the coding sequence ATGAAGACGAATCTTGAACAGCGCCAGCTTACGCGTCGCGAGATCAAGGATTTGCGGGTGCTGATCCGCTTCACCGAGGTCTATTGCCGGGCCCACCATCCCGATCGCGAGCGGCGGCCGTTGCAGTTGACCGAGGACGCGGGGCTGAATGCCGGCCGCTTCCGTTTCTGCGACGAATGCGTTGAATTTCTCGACTATGCCGTGCAGCGGCGGCTGCGCTGCCCGCTCGATCCCAAGCCGGCCTGCAAGCACTGCCCGGTGCACTGCTACAAGCCGCAGATGCGGCAACGGGTGCGTGAGGTCATGCGCTTTGCCGGGCCCTACCTGATGAAACGCGGCCGGCTCGATCTGCTGTGGCACTACCTGTTCTGA
- a CDS encoding ATP-binding protein encodes MIREIVRIDEEKCNGCGLCVPACAEGAIQIIDGKARLIADNLCDGLGACLGECPQDAISIERREADEFDEEAVEAHLGHKPQAHPPSAGGCPSAAVKTFTPPAGGCPSAQLRSFGQGDAPSDADVAGRRPSELRQWPVQLHLVPPTAPFLQEADVLLAADCVPFAYADFHKDLLKGKALLIACPKLDDTSPYVEKLSAMIRQGRIRSLTVAHMEVPCCGGLIFMARQAIEASGVEIPFETINIGIQGERK; translated from the coding sequence ATGATTCGCGAAATTGTCAGAATCGACGAAGAAAAATGCAACGGCTGCGGCCTGTGCGTGCCCGCCTGCGCCGAGGGTGCCATCCAGATCATCGACGGCAAGGCGCGGCTGATCGCCGACAACCTCTGCGACGGTCTTGGCGCCTGCCTGGGTGAGTGTCCGCAGGATGCCATCAGCATCGAGCGACGCGAGGCGGATGAATTCGACGAAGAGGCGGTCGAGGCCCATCTCGGACACAAGCCGCAGGCGCATCCGCCTTCTGCCGGCGGTTGCCCTTCAGCCGCCGTCAAGACCTTTACGCCGCCGGCAGGCGGCTGCCCCTCGGCGCAGCTGCGGAGTTTCGGCCAGGGCGACGCGCCGTCGGATGCCGACGTTGCCGGCCGAAGACCATCCGAACTGCGGCAATGGCCGGTTCAGCTGCACCTGGTGCCGCCCACGGCGCCCTTTCTGCAGGAAGCCGACGTGTTGCTGGCCGCCGACTGTGTTCCTTTTGCCTACGCCGATTTTCATAAGGATCTGCTCAAGGGCAAGGCGCTGCTTATCGCCTGCCCCAAGCTGGACGACACATCGCCCTATGTGGAGAAGCTGTCCGCCATGATCCGGCAGGGGCGCATCCGCAGCCTCACCGTCGCCCACATGGAAGTTCCCTGCTGCGGCGGGCTGATCTTCATGGCCCGGCAGGCGATCGAGGCCAGTGGTGTCGAGATTCCCTTCGAGACCATCAATATCGGTATTCAGGGAGAGCGCAAATAG
- a CDS encoding bacteriohemerythrin: protein MELIKWRDAYNTGIGMFDEEHRCLVTMINRLYTALREGKEETVVKAILEELINYTREHFAHEEELMERHGYPELDAHRFEHNSFRSTIRDLSRMVNQGIDGLGRPLLQMLRDWLMHHIQEVDARYGRFFSEQEL, encoded by the coding sequence ATGGAACTTATCAAGTGGCGAGATGCCTACAACACCGGCATCGGCATGTTCGACGAAGAGCACCGCTGCCTGGTGACGATGATCAACCGCCTCTACACGGCCCTGCGGGAAGGGAAAGAAGAAACGGTGGTGAAGGCGATCCTCGAGGAGCTGATCAACTACACCCGGGAGCACTTCGCCCACGAAGAAGAACTCATGGAACGGCACGGGTACCCCGAACTCGACGCGCACCGTTTCGAGCACAATTCTTTCCGCAGCACCATCCGTGACCTGTCCCGCATGGTGAACCAGGGGATCGATGGCCTGGGACGGCCGCTGCTGCAGATGCTGCGTGACTGGCTGATGCATCACATTCAGGAGGTCGATGCCCGGTACGGACGTTTTTTCAGCGAACAGGAGCTGTGA
- a CDS encoding PilZ domain-containing protein: MERRPIILLVDESEFFLGIERQFLRHSQVRVLTLQSVDSVESTVRQARPDLIYMDRFAPEMVGARCCACLKADPELGHIPLVLLVSGKNEREREICLKAGCDGLLTKPIDRSAFLAMGRRFLPAIDRRERRVLCHTTVFFRSVHGSGYGHTVDISAGGVFIETDHPAQRGDRLSLSFHLPGDASGLIEVEGRVVWVNTAENPVRSSFPAGFGVEFIASGPLVQRWIRDYVESHAPHQERVREGQVLNDWQPFLPLTDPPAAG, encoded by the coding sequence ATGGAACGCAGGCCGATCATTCTGCTGGTAGACGAGTCGGAATTCTTTCTCGGTATCGAACGACAGTTTCTGCGCCATTCGCAGGTGCGCGTCCTGACCCTGCAATCGGTCGATTCGGTCGAATCGACGGTCCGTCAGGCTCGTCCCGACCTGATCTACATGGATCGATTCGCGCCCGAGATGGTCGGCGCCCGATGTTGCGCCTGCCTGAAGGCGGACCCGGAACTCGGCCACATTCCGCTGGTGCTGCTCGTCTCGGGAAAAAACGAGCGCGAGCGCGAAATATGTCTCAAGGCGGGCTGTGACGGCTTGCTGACCAAGCCCATAGATCGTAGCGCCTTTCTGGCCATGGGCCGCCGGTTTCTTCCGGCCATCGACCGGCGTGAGCGGCGCGTCCTGTGCCACACGACCGTCTTTTTCAGGAGTGTTCACGGCAGTGGCTACGGCCACACTGTCGACATCAGCGCCGGCGGCGTCTTCATCGAGACGGACCATCCGGCGCAGCGCGGCGATCGTCTCAGCCTCTCCTTTCATTTGCCCGGTGATGCGTCCGGCCTGATCGAGGTCGAGGGCCGGGTGGTCTGGGTCAATACGGCCGAAAATCCCGTCCGTTCCAGTTTTCCAGCCGGTTTCGGCGTCGAGTTTATCGCGTCGGGGCCGCTGGTTCAGAGATGGATACGCGACTATGTCGAGTCCCACGCACCACATCAGGAAAGGGTCAGGGAAGGGCAGGTGCTGAATGACTGGCAGCCCTTTCTGCCCCTGACCGACCCGCCGGCGGCGGGTTGA